In Saccharothrix syringae, the following are encoded in one genomic region:
- a CDS encoding effector-associated constant component EACC1 produces the protein MGTEDERVVLLVVEPDPDVDPDSADRLARRLRTEVAQLDVDARLAAAGPSPEGAKVGDPVALGAVLVALSASGGVFPLLVETVRDWLARQAARHRVSLTVDGDTITLEKATAAERRALVDAYVQRHSG, from the coding sequence ATGGGCACCGAGGACGAACGCGTCGTGCTCCTCGTGGTCGAGCCGGACCCGGACGTCGACCCGGACAGCGCCGACCGCCTCGCGCGCCGGCTGCGCACCGAGGTCGCACAGCTCGACGTCGACGCCCGGCTGGCCGCGGCCGGGCCGTCACCGGAAGGCGCCAAGGTCGGGGACCCGGTCGCGCTGGGCGCCGTGCTGGTCGCGCTGAGCGCTTCCGGCGGGGTGTTCCCGCTGCTCGTCGAGACGGTCCGGGACTGGCTCGCGCGGCAGGCCGCGCGGCACCGGGTGTCGCTCACCGTCGACGGGGACACTATCACGCTGGAGAAGGCCACCGCGGCCGAGCGGCGGGCGCTGGTCGACGCCTACGTGCAGCGGCACTCGGGGTGA
- a CDS encoding MFS transporter, with protein MSLLDVSIVSVALPSIQHGLGTTPAGVQWVVSGYALAFGLALVPAGRLGDAIGRRTMFLCALGGFVLFSALAGLAPTTEVLVVARLLQGVSAGALAPQNSALIQQLFRGAERGRAFGFFGATVGISTAVGPVVGGVILAVAGEDEGWRWIFYVNVPIGVVALVLAARLLPRRRGGRRGHLDPVGAALLGVGVLALMLPLVLAESGGLTDLWWLFAVGAALLVVFVRWERQYAARGCSPLLDIGLFSSTPGYGTGALLGMVYFVGFSGIWLVFALFFQTGLGYTPLQSGLAVTPFALGSAVAAVVGGRLVERWGRRLTVTGLSLVVTGLAVTAVVLRLAPPHVAGWAVAPALLVAGVGGGWVISPNTTLTLRHVPVSMAGAAGGALQTGQRIGAAIGTAALAGVFYSVLSASDRDFRVAVSVALGGAVVAVAVALVVAVVELRNRPRCPAAQEGAEHVVSDAG; from the coding sequence ATGAGCCTGCTCGACGTCAGCATCGTCTCCGTCGCGCTGCCCTCGATCCAGCACGGCCTGGGCACCACGCCCGCCGGCGTGCAGTGGGTGGTGTCCGGGTACGCGCTGGCCTTCGGCCTGGCCCTGGTGCCCGCCGGGCGGCTCGGCGACGCGATCGGCCGCCGCACCATGTTCCTGTGCGCGCTGGGCGGGTTCGTGCTGTTCAGCGCCCTGGCCGGGCTGGCGCCGACCACGGAGGTGCTGGTCGTGGCGCGGCTGCTGCAGGGCGTGTCCGCGGGTGCGCTGGCACCGCAGAACTCGGCGCTGATCCAGCAGCTGTTCCGGGGTGCCGAGCGGGGTCGGGCGTTCGGGTTCTTCGGCGCGACCGTGGGCATCTCGACCGCGGTCGGGCCGGTGGTCGGCGGCGTGATCCTCGCGGTGGCGGGCGAGGACGAGGGGTGGCGCTGGATCTTCTACGTCAACGTGCCGATCGGCGTGGTGGCCCTGGTGCTGGCGGCCCGGTTGCTGCCGCGCCGGCGCGGTGGACGGCGCGGGCACCTCGACCCGGTCGGCGCGGCGCTGCTGGGCGTCGGCGTGCTGGCGCTGATGCTGCCGCTGGTGCTGGCCGAGTCCGGTGGGCTGACCGACCTGTGGTGGCTGTTCGCGGTGGGCGCGGCGCTGCTGGTGGTGTTCGTGCGCTGGGAGCGGCAGTACGCGGCGCGCGGGTGCTCGCCGCTGCTGGACATCGGGTTGTTCAGCAGCACGCCCGGCTACGGCACGGGCGCGCTGCTGGGGATGGTCTACTTCGTCGGGTTCAGCGGGATCTGGCTGGTGTTCGCGCTGTTCTTCCAGACCGGCCTGGGCTACACGCCGCTGCAGTCGGGCCTGGCCGTGACGCCGTTCGCGCTCGGGTCGGCGGTGGCGGCGGTGGTCGGCGGCCGGCTGGTGGAGCGGTGGGGCCGCAGGCTCACCGTGACCGGGTTGAGCCTGGTGGTGACGGGTCTGGCGGTGACCGCGGTGGTGCTGCGGCTGGCACCGCCGCACGTGGCCGGGTGGGCGGTGGCACCGGCCCTGCTGGTGGCCGGCGTCGGCGGTGGCTGGGTGATCTCGCCGAACACCACGCTGACGCTGCGGCATGTGCCGGTGTCGATGGCGGGCGCGGCCGGCGGTGCGCTGCAGACCGGGCAGCGCATCGGCGCGGCGATCGGCACGGCGGCCCTGGCGGGCGTGTTCTACTCGGTGCTGTCGGCCTCGGACCGCGACTTCCGGGTGGCGGTGTCGGTGGCGCTCGGCGGTGCGGTCGTGGCCGTGGCGGTGGCCCTGGTGGTGGCCGTGGTCGAGCTGCGCAACCGACCGCGCTGCCCGGCGGCGCAGGAGGGGGCCGAGCACGTGGTCTCGGACGCGGGCTGA
- a CDS encoding M20 family metallopeptidase: MDILSLAEELIAIRSTADRPEDLARALDLVLDAVGPGFTVERFSSRGKPSALVHTGPDRPHFRVVFNAHLDVVPGADAQFRARREGDLLVGRGAQDMKLSALVLAGVFRDRARELPFPLGLQLVTDEEVGGRDGTRHQLEQGVTADFAVIGEHSALRVVTESKGLAIARLHATGRAGHSAYQWLGDNAVLKVVRAVDGVLAKYPVAEAEEWRTTVNVARITTGNQALNQVPADATAHLDIRFPPEDADFAGRTPGQVAAHLTALCPPGVTAEVVDLEPPHRADPDGADVRALQAAARAQGHSGELLRKHGAADSRFYHRAGVDAVIFGVGGDGQHGPDEHADLTTVEPYRRALHAFLDDVARRSLPNA, encoded by the coding sequence ATGGACATCCTGTCGCTCGCCGAGGAGCTGATCGCCATCCGGTCGACCGCCGACCGGCCCGAAGACCTCGCCCGCGCGCTGGACCTCGTGCTCGACGCGGTCGGGCCCGGCTTCACCGTCGAGCGGTTCTCCTCGCGCGGCAAGCCCAGCGCCCTCGTCCACACGGGCCCGGACCGGCCGCACTTCCGGGTGGTCTTCAACGCCCACCTCGACGTGGTGCCCGGCGCGGACGCGCAGTTCCGCGCCCGCCGCGAGGGCGACCTGCTGGTCGGCCGCGGCGCGCAGGACATGAAGCTGTCCGCGCTGGTGCTCGCCGGGGTGTTCCGGGACCGGGCGCGCGAACTGCCGTTCCCGCTCGGGCTCCAGCTCGTCACCGACGAGGAGGTCGGCGGGCGCGACGGCACCCGCCACCAGCTCGAACAGGGCGTGACCGCGGACTTCGCGGTCATCGGCGAGCACAGCGCGCTGCGGGTGGTCACCGAGTCCAAGGGCCTGGCCATCGCGCGGCTGCACGCGACCGGCCGGGCCGGGCACAGCGCCTACCAGTGGCTGGGCGACAACGCGGTGCTCAAGGTGGTGCGCGCGGTCGACGGGGTGCTGGCGAAGTACCCCGTGGCCGAGGCCGAGGAGTGGCGCACCACGGTCAACGTCGCCCGGATCACCACCGGCAACCAGGCGCTCAACCAGGTGCCCGCCGACGCGACCGCCCACCTGGACATCCGGTTCCCGCCCGAGGACGCCGACTTCGCCGGCCGCACGCCCGGGCAGGTCGCCGCCCACCTCACCGCGCTGTGCCCGCCGGGCGTGACGGCCGAGGTGGTCGACCTCGAACCACCGCACCGGGCCGATCCGGACGGCGCCGACGTGCGGGCGTTGCAGGCGGCCGCGCGCGCCCAGGGCCACTCCGGCGAGCTGCTGCGCAAGCACGGCGCGGCGGACTCCCGGTTCTACCACCGGGCCGGTGTCGACGCGGTGATCTTCGGCGTCGGCGGCGACGGGCAGCACGGCCCCGACGAGCACGCCGACCTGACCACGGTCGAGCCCTACCGGCGGGCCCTGCACGCGTTCCTGGACGACGTCGCCCGCCGGTCGTTGCCGAACGCGTAA
- a CDS encoding metalloregulator ArsR/SmtB family transcription factor — protein sequence MDEVAAAIADPVRRRILELLRDDARLSAGQLAERFEISRPAVSRHLRVLRESGLVRDELVGRQRIYRLDASGLVPLVHWLAGFDRPAGWEHHLDALETEVYRARRERRAGRPTERPEEHTA from the coding sequence GTGGACGAGGTGGCGGCCGCGATCGCGGACCCGGTCCGGCGGCGGATCCTGGAGCTGCTGCGCGACGACGCCCGGCTGTCGGCCGGGCAGCTCGCGGAGCGGTTCGAGATCAGCCGCCCGGCGGTGAGCAGGCACCTGCGCGTGCTGCGGGAGAGCGGCCTGGTGCGCGACGAGCTCGTGGGCAGGCAGCGGATCTACCGCCTGGACGCCTCCGGCCTGGTCCCGCTCGTCCACTGGCTCGCGGGCTTCGACCGCCCCGCGGGCTGGGAGCACCACCTCGACGCGCTGGAGACCGAGGTGTACCGGGCGCGGCGGGAGCGCCGCGCCGGACGACCCACCGAACGACCCGAGGAGCACACGGCATGA
- a CDS encoding SRPBCC family protein yields MTRIPTGRLFRTPAGSDLVITRTFRALAEDVWASVTEPERTARWFGPWEGEAGPGRTVRVRMVFEEQAPWLDVRVDACDPPHRLALSTADEAGVWRLELVLAEVDGTTELRLVHHLDTEEGIGEVGPGWEFYLDMLVAARDGTPQPVFDDYYPSMKAHFEGLRDPA; encoded by the coding sequence ATGACCCGCATCCCCACCGGTCGCCTGTTCCGCACCCCCGCGGGCAGCGACCTGGTGATCACCCGCACGTTCCGGGCGTTAGCCGAGGACGTGTGGGCGAGCGTGACCGAACCGGAGCGCACCGCCCGGTGGTTCGGCCCCTGGGAGGGCGAGGCCGGGCCGGGCCGCACGGTGCGCGTGCGGATGGTGTTCGAGGAGCAGGCGCCGTGGCTGGACGTCCGCGTCGACGCCTGCGACCCGCCCCACCGGCTGGCCCTGTCCACCGCGGACGAGGCCGGCGTGTGGCGGCTGGAGCTGGTGCTGGCCGAGGTGGACGGCACCACCGAGCTGCGCCTGGTGCACCACCTCGACACCGAGGAGGGCATCGGCGAGGTGGGCCCCGGCTGGGAGTTCTACCTGGACATGCTGGTCGCCGCGCGCGACGGCACGCCCCAGCCGGTCTTCGACGACTACTACCCGTCGATGAAGGCCCACTTCGAGGGGCTGCGCGACCCGGCGTGA
- a CDS encoding anti-sigma factor antagonist (This anti-anti-sigma factor, or anti-sigma factor antagonist, belongs to a family that includes characterized members SpoIIAA, RsbV, RsfA, and RsfB.), with amino-acid sequence MVAHFDRPFRVEREVHGYAIVVRVVGEVDSSTAAELGRATAVALALATPPAPVVVDLSDVDFISAAGLNQLQRDHGAASAAGVELRVVARHRHVLRPFEVTGLDRDLRPAATLAEALRVRATDARRAVLRG; translated from the coding sequence GTGGTGGCACACTTCGACCGCCCGTTCCGGGTGGAGCGCGAGGTCCACGGTTACGCGATAGTGGTGCGCGTCGTCGGCGAGGTGGACTCCTCGACCGCCGCCGAGCTGGGCCGGGCAACGGCCGTGGCGCTGGCCCTGGCCACCCCGCCCGCACCCGTCGTGGTCGACCTCAGCGACGTCGACTTCATCTCCGCAGCCGGGCTCAACCAGCTCCAGCGCGACCACGGCGCCGCGTCGGCGGCAGGCGTCGAGCTGCGCGTGGTGGCCCGGCACCGGCACGTGCTGCGCCCCTTCGAGGTCACCGGCCTCGACCGCGACCTGCGGCCCGCGGCCACGCTGGCGGAGGCTTTGCGCGTGCGCGCCACCGACGCGCGACGCGCCGTGCTGCGGGGTTGA
- a CDS encoding cobalamin B12-binding domain-containing protein, with protein sequence MTDTVVDILAAGREELMAALAEGDEHAAVDLAMRLLDGGVPADVVLLELVADAQVEIGVLWQANRWSVAQEHAATAISERVIAAVGDRAAAAPTRGHVVVACLDGEWHALPARIVAEVLRGRGWRVTFLGASVPAAHLVPYLEEHGPDAVALSCTLPRGLPRADQVVAACRATGTPVLVGGLGFGPDGRWARVLGAGTWAPTARAAADLLDRPEWPRTALPAPPRPADPEYAALRARRAELVDAGLAALHEWFPPLRDYDARRLDATLDDLGDIVDHLAASVYVDDPELFGEFVTWTAEVLAARGVSPASVEVALEAIARVLDDHPRTRHHLDHGRRALAAH encoded by the coding sequence ATGACGGACACGGTGGTGGACATCCTGGCGGCGGGCCGCGAGGAGCTGATGGCGGCGCTGGCCGAGGGCGACGAGCACGCGGCGGTGGACCTGGCGATGCGGCTGCTCGACGGCGGCGTGCCCGCCGACGTGGTGCTGCTGGAGCTCGTCGCCGACGCGCAGGTCGAGATCGGCGTGCTGTGGCAGGCCAACCGGTGGAGCGTGGCGCAGGAGCACGCCGCGACCGCGATCTCCGAGCGGGTGATCGCCGCGGTGGGCGACCGCGCCGCCGCCGCGCCGACCAGGGGCCACGTGGTGGTCGCCTGCCTGGACGGCGAGTGGCACGCCCTGCCGGCGCGCATCGTCGCCGAGGTGCTGCGGGGCCGGGGCTGGCGGGTCACCTTCCTAGGCGCCAGCGTGCCCGCCGCGCACCTGGTGCCCTACCTGGAGGAGCACGGCCCGGACGCGGTCGCGCTGAGCTGCACCCTGCCCCGCGGCCTGCCGCGCGCCGACCAGGTGGTCGCCGCCTGCCGGGCCACCGGCACGCCGGTCCTGGTCGGCGGCCTCGGCTTCGGCCCGGACGGCAGGTGGGCGCGGGTGCTCGGCGCGGGCACGTGGGCCCCGACCGCCCGCGCCGCCGCGGACCTGCTCGACCGACCGGAGTGGCCGCGCACGGCGCTGCCGGCACCGCCCCGGCCCGCCGACCCGGAGTACGCCGCGCTGCGCGCCCGCCGCGCCGAGCTGGTCGACGCGGGCCTGGCGGCGCTGCACGAGTGGTTCCCGCCGCTGCGCGACTACGACGCGCGCCGGCTCGACGCGACGCTGGACGACCTGGGCGACATCGTCGACCACCTCGCCGCGTCGGTCTACGTGGACGACCCGGAGCTGTTCGGCGAGTTCGTCACCTGGACCGCCGAGGTGCTGGCCGCGCGGGGCGTGTCACCGGCGTCGGTGGAGGTCGCGCTGGAGGCGATCGCCCGCGTGCTGGACGACCACCCGCGCACCCGTCACCACCTGGACCACGGGCGGCGGGCCCTGGCGGCGCATTAG
- a CDS encoding tetratricopeptide repeat protein has translation MAHRDHHTGRHHQSVEHYERAPAIYRDIGHAWAAANTLHGLGRHDDARAAWRKALELYEAQLRDEEASSLRELLGALDGAASGRSDR, from the coding sequence GTGGCACACCGCGACCACCACACCGGTCGCCACCACCAGTCCGTCGAGCACTACGAGCGGGCGCCGGCCATCTACCGGGACATCGGCCACGCCTGGGCGGCGGCCAACACGCTCCACGGGCTCGGCCGGCACGACGACGCCCGCGCGGCCTGGCGGAAGGCGCTGGAGCTGTACGAGGCACAGCTGCGCGACGAGGAAGCGTCGTCGCTGCGGGAACTGCTGGGCGCCCTCGACGGCGCGGCCTCCGGGCGGTCGGACCGGTGA
- a CDS encoding P-loop NTPase fold protein, producing MLLIGLDPEVVPLVEDLWNGIRGPEIESRPAWVAEDEPADAVPDELAGGVTSDLVDPVRPIPLERDRLGVTPYVSMLAAVVAERATPTPLSIGVFGEWGSGKSFFMGMLRGRIEELAGTGDARYCRRIVQIGFNAWHYADTNLWASLADVIFRGLADPEPGAEAQRGELQRLLAEKVGGRAELEEAGTRAEAEVARLRARVDEADGAHVTGARDLLAALRGSEQVRARLDRVWRRIGVADDVERARLLSDQLQDAHADAVAVRRVPGDRNGRIALAAAGAVLGLSALAGLAVPLVALVGGAAGAALAALGGGLLARARTGLGELRALSEDLRGGLDRIHDERVRAEAAELMDRLREAEADHLVAQAQLDEVVAHVGELGRRLAELNPARRASEFLRDRGDAYTGGLGVVSALRKDFEQLVALLADWRANPDADSARRPIDRVVLHVDDLDRCEPRQVVQVLEAVHLLLAMDLFVVVVGVDPRWLVRALRSHYADLLDGAGSELPTPPEDYLEKIVNIPFTLPGMVRGTLGHVLRSMVDGDSPTPAATPVPAAEPAPPSDLLTIERDAVLAHPQRPARPLTEGELRFLDALDPLVRTPRAAKRLFNVYRMIRASRDLGEAAAFLGDDDRPGEFQAVVVLLGIVAATPALAAAALTAPPGTGVRGGLLHRDRADAWSSFAADLAPRDGRSPVVGALTDGQAEAWFHLHRGLQEVTALVTLPDLAAFQDWAPHVRRFSYSSR from the coding sequence GTGCTGCTGATCGGCCTCGACCCGGAAGTGGTGCCCCTCGTCGAGGACCTGTGGAACGGCATTCGCGGCCCGGAGATCGAGTCGCGGCCCGCGTGGGTGGCGGAGGACGAACCCGCGGACGCGGTCCCCGACGAACTCGCCGGCGGCGTCACGAGCGACCTGGTCGACCCGGTGCGGCCCATCCCGCTGGAACGCGACCGGCTGGGCGTGACCCCGTACGTGTCGATGCTGGCGGCGGTGGTCGCCGAGCGCGCCACCCCCACCCCGCTGTCCATCGGCGTGTTCGGCGAGTGGGGCTCGGGCAAGAGCTTCTTCATGGGGATGCTGCGCGGGCGGATCGAGGAGCTGGCGGGCACCGGCGACGCGAGGTACTGCCGCCGCATCGTGCAGATCGGCTTCAACGCCTGGCACTACGCGGACACCAACCTGTGGGCGAGCCTGGCCGACGTGATCTTCCGCGGCCTGGCCGACCCGGAGCCCGGGGCGGAGGCGCAGCGCGGCGAGCTCCAGCGGCTGCTGGCCGAGAAGGTGGGCGGGCGGGCCGAGCTGGAGGAGGCGGGCACCCGGGCCGAGGCGGAGGTCGCCCGGCTCAGGGCCAGGGTCGACGAGGCCGACGGGGCGCACGTCACCGGCGCCCGCGACCTGCTGGCCGCGCTGCGCGGCTCGGAGCAGGTGCGGGCCCGGCTGGACCGGGTGTGGAGGCGGATCGGCGTCGCCGACGACGTCGAGCGGGCCAGGCTGCTGTCCGACCAGCTCCAGGACGCCCACGCCGACGCGGTGGCCGTGCGGCGGGTGCCCGGCGACCGCAACGGCCGGATCGCCCTGGCGGCGGCCGGCGCCGTGCTGGGGCTCAGCGCCCTCGCCGGACTGGCCGTGCCGCTGGTCGCGCTGGTCGGCGGCGCGGCGGGCGCGGCGCTGGCGGCGCTCGGCGGCGGCCTGCTCGCCCGCGCCCGCACCGGCCTGGGCGAGCTGCGGGCGCTGAGCGAGGACCTGCGCGGCGGCCTGGACCGCATCCACGACGAGCGGGTGCGCGCCGAGGCCGCCGAGCTGATGGACCGGCTGCGCGAGGCCGAGGCGGACCACCTGGTCGCGCAGGCGCAGCTGGACGAGGTCGTCGCGCACGTCGGCGAGCTGGGCAGGCGGCTGGCCGAGCTGAACCCGGCGCGGCGGGCGTCGGAGTTCCTGCGCGACCGCGGCGACGCCTACACCGGTGGCCTGGGCGTGGTCTCCGCGCTGCGCAAGGACTTCGAGCAGTTGGTGGCGCTGCTGGCGGACTGGCGGGCCAACCCGGACGCCGACTCGGCGCGGCGGCCCATCGACCGGGTGGTGCTGCACGTCGACGACCTCGACCGCTGCGAGCCGCGCCAGGTCGTGCAGGTGCTGGAGGCCGTGCACCTGCTGCTGGCGATGGACCTGTTCGTGGTGGTCGTCGGGGTCGACCCGCGGTGGCTGGTGCGCGCGCTGCGCAGCCACTACGCGGACCTGCTGGACGGCGCGGGGTCCGAGTTGCCGACGCCGCCGGAGGACTACCTGGAGAAGATCGTCAACATCCCGTTCACCCTGCCCGGCATGGTGCGCGGCACCCTGGGCCACGTGCTGCGGTCCATGGTCGACGGCGACTCCCCCACCCCGGCCGCCACCCCCGTGCCCGCCGCGGAACCCGCCCCGCCGTCGGACCTGCTGACCATCGAGCGGGACGCGGTGCTCGCGCACCCGCAGCGCCCCGCGCGCCCCCTGACCGAGGGCGAGCTGCGGTTCCTCGACGCCCTGGACCCCCTGGTGCGGACCCCGCGCGCGGCCAAGCGCCTGTTCAACGTCTACCGCATGATCCGCGCCAGCCGCGACCTGGGCGAGGCGGCCGCGTTCCTCGGCGACGACGACCGGCCGGGCGAGTTCCAGGCGGTGGTCGTGCTGCTCGGCATCGTCGCCGCCACCCCCGCCCTGGCCGCCGCCGCCCTCACCGCACCGCCGGGCACCGGCGTGCGCGGCGGTCTGCTGCACCGGGACCGGGCCGACGCGTGGTCGTCGTTCGCGGCGGACCTGGCACCGCGCGACGGGCGCTCACCGGTGGTCGGCGCCCTGACCGACGGGCAGGCCGAGGCGTGGTTCCACCTGCACCGGGGGTTGCAGGAGGTGACCGCCCTGGTGACGCTGCCGGACCTGGCGGCGTTCCAGGACTGGGCACCGCACGTGCGGCGGTTCTCCTACTCCAGCCGGTGA
- a CDS encoding catalase gives MDPIKPAKVVKEALDKAVEKVADLVTPPVPGVPGSEPPRLDPPTEPRGPLPRKPDQASPQTRSATGAETGAGHEVREQRGEFLTTSAGLRLHDTDHSLKAGERGPTLLQDHHLREKITHFDHERIPERVVHARGAGVHGVFVGYGNAEQVCRAAFLKQGETTPVFVRFSTVVGSRGSADTVRDTRGFATKFYTSEGNFDLVGNNIPVFFIQDGIKFPDIIHAAKPHPDREIPQAQSAHDTFWDFVSQHTEATHHVLWHMSDRGVPRSYRTMEGFGVHTFRLVNAEGKTSLAKFHWKPKLGVHSLLWEEAQLIAGVDPDFHRRDLFDAIESGAFPQWELGIQVFPDTPEQTFEGIDLLDPTKIVPEELAPVQPIGMLTLNRNTTNYFAETEQVAFHVGHLVPGIDVTDDPLLHARLFSYIDTQLSRLGGPNFNQIPVNRPHAPVNDMLRDGFHQHAVHSGVAPYKPNSLDGGCPFTAGADMSAYVEVAAPVAAAVKQRKSPASFADHFSQPRMFYRSLSPLEREHVVRAFTFELGKCYEQAIKERQLRVLANVDAELCARVAEGLGLPAPEPTVPVEEVTTSPALSQVGRVWPPDGRMIGIVVDADDPDSLDGLHTLRQTITAANMVPLVIAARGGALEEGLVAQRTFLTARSVEFDAILLAAAPPPAPDALPSRDAKAGAPAATVDPRVVLMVQEAYRHAKVIGAWGSARTALVEAGCTPGEPGVVVGENPADVFARVSELLAAHRVWERFPVSVG, from the coding sequence GTGGACCCCATCAAACCCGCCAAGGTCGTCAAGGAAGCCCTGGACAAGGCGGTGGAGAAGGTCGCGGACCTGGTCACCCCACCGGTTCCGGGGGTGCCGGGCAGCGAGCCGCCGCGGTTGGACCCGCCGACCGAGCCCCGGGGTCCCCTGCCGCGCAAGCCCGACCAGGCGTCCCCGCAGACCCGGTCCGCGACCGGCGCGGAGACCGGTGCCGGGCACGAGGTGCGCGAGCAGCGGGGCGAGTTCCTGACCACGTCCGCGGGCCTGCGCCTGCACGACACCGACCACTCGCTCAAGGCCGGTGAGCGCGGACCCACGCTGCTGCAGGACCACCACCTGCGCGAGAAGATCACCCACTTCGACCACGAGCGCATCCCCGAACGGGTGGTGCACGCCCGCGGTGCCGGCGTGCACGGCGTGTTCGTCGGCTACGGCAACGCCGAGCAGGTGTGCCGGGCCGCCTTCCTGAAGCAGGGCGAGACCACGCCGGTGTTCGTCCGCTTCTCCACCGTGGTCGGGTCGCGCGGTTCGGCCGACACCGTGCGCGACACCCGCGGCTTCGCCACGAAGTTCTACACCTCCGAGGGCAACTTCGACCTGGTGGGCAACAACATCCCGGTGTTCTTCATCCAGGACGGCATCAAGTTCCCCGACATCATCCACGCGGCCAAGCCGCACCCGGACCGCGAGATCCCCCAGGCGCAGAGCGCGCACGACACGTTCTGGGACTTCGTCTCCCAGCACACCGAGGCCACCCACCACGTCCTGTGGCACATGTCCGACCGGGGCGTGCCGCGCTCGTACCGGACCATGGAGGGCTTCGGCGTCCACACCTTCCGGCTGGTCAACGCCGAGGGCAAGACCTCGCTGGCCAAGTTCCACTGGAAGCCGAAGCTGGGCGTGCACTCCCTGCTGTGGGAGGAGGCGCAGCTGATCGCGGGCGTCGACCCGGACTTCCACCGGCGCGACCTGTTCGACGCCATCGAGTCCGGCGCGTTCCCGCAGTGGGAGCTGGGCATCCAGGTGTTCCCGGACACCCCGGAGCAGACCTTCGAGGGCATCGACCTGCTCGACCCGACCAAGATCGTGCCCGAGGAGCTGGCGCCGGTGCAGCCCATCGGCATGCTCACGCTCAACCGCAACACCACCAACTACTTCGCCGAGACCGAGCAGGTGGCCTTCCACGTCGGGCACCTGGTGCCGGGCATCGACGTCACCGACGACCCGCTGCTGCACGCGCGGCTGTTCTCCTACATCGACACGCAGCTCAGCCGGCTGGGCGGGCCGAACTTCAACCAGATCCCGGTCAACCGGCCGCACGCGCCGGTCAACGACATGCTGCGCGACGGCTTCCACCAGCACGCCGTGCACAGCGGCGTGGCGCCGTACAAGCCGAACTCCCTCGACGGCGGCTGCCCGTTCACCGCGGGCGCCGACATGAGCGCGTACGTGGAGGTCGCCGCGCCGGTCGCGGCGGCGGTGAAGCAGCGCAAGTCGCCGGCGTCGTTCGCCGACCACTTCAGCCAGCCGCGGATGTTCTACCGGAGCCTGAGCCCGCTGGAGCGCGAGCACGTCGTGCGGGCGTTCACCTTCGAGCTGGGCAAGTGCTACGAGCAGGCCATCAAGGAGCGGCAGCTGCGGGTGCTGGCCAACGTCGACGCCGAGCTGTGCGCCCGGGTCGCCGAGGGCCTGGGCCTGCCCGCGCCCGAGCCGACGGTGCCGGTGGAGGAGGTGACCACGAGCCCGGCGCTGTCCCAGGTCGGGCGGGTCTGGCCGCCGGACGGCCGGATGATCGGCATCGTGGTCGACGCCGACGACCCGGACAGCCTCGACGGCCTGCACACCCTGCGGCAGACCATCACCGCCGCGAACATGGTGCCGCTGGTCATCGCCGCCCGCGGCGGTGCGCTGGAGGAGGGCCTGGTGGCGCAGCGGACGTTCCTCACCGCGCGCTCGGTGGAGTTCGACGCGATCCTGCTGGCCGCCGCCCCGCCACCGGCGCCCGACGCGCTGCCCAGCCGCGACGCCAAGGCGGGCGCGCCCGCCGCCACCGTCGACCCGCGCGTGGTGCTGATGGTGCAGGAGGCGTACCGGCACGCCAAGGTGATCGGCGCGTGGGGCAGCGCCCGCACCGCGCTGGTGGAGGCGGGCTGCACGCCCGGTGAGCCGGGCGTGGTGGTCGGCGAGAACCCGGCCGACGTCTTCGCGCGGGTCTCGGAGCTGCTGGCCGCCCACCGCGTGTGGGAGCGGTTCCCCGTGTCCGTCGGCTGA